TTTTGGTAGAAAGTAAGGATTTTGTAAGATTAATAATTGATAATACATTACAAGTTGATTTTGTGAATGATAGAGTTCCAAGGTATAAAGAACCAAATTATCTTTCTAATGGATTTGTTATTGATAATGTTGAAAATATCCTATCAAATAAAATTACAGCTGTCTTGGGCAGAGATGACCCAAAAGACATTTTTGATATATATCTTATCTGGAAAAATCATACTTTTGATTGGAGTGATATTTTAAATTCAGCACA
This DNA window, taken from Deferrivibrio essentukiensis, encodes the following:
- a CDS encoding nucleotidyl transferase AbiEii/AbiGii toxin family protein; translated protein: MDILDYNELYKIQDKVMELVFSFNNEFYLTGGTCLSRFYFPKRYSDDLDFFSNNYNQFAYDIKKIKNILSKNFALSVLVESKDFVRLIIDNTLQVDFVNDRVPRYKEPNYLSNGFVIDNVENILSNKITAVLGRDDPKDIFDIYLIWKNHTFDWSDILNSA